The DNA segment AGAGAACATCCAACAATTAGAATCATAGATCATTCATCTTCAATGCACTCAACCAATCCTAGTGGTCTTCAGAAAGAACATCAACTGCAAATACAACTCCAAGATCAATTGAAATATGAAGAAACATTATGGCGACAGAAGTCAAGAATCAATTAGCTAACAACTTCGGATCTTAAGACAAAGTTCTACCATCTTTCAACAACAATCCAAAGAAAAAGCAATGGAATCGACTCTATTAAGATTAGCCTAGGTAACTGAACAATGGATTAGGATATTATCGAATTAACTTTTATAGATCATTTAAAGTACATCTACACCTATACAAAACTTGTCATTCCAACAGAGCTTGAAAATTTCTTTCAAGAGCAAATATCTGATCAAGAAAATGCTTGTTTAACGGTAGtgccaaaagaagaagaaatttatgggGCGCTCAAACAAATCCCAAACCACAAAGCTTTAGGCCTGGATCATATGACAGCTTTTTTCTACAAGCATTATCggaatattgttaaaaaaagaagTCATTGCAGTGGTCTAAAATTTCTTTAGAAGTGGAAAGCTGTTGAGACAAATAAACCATACAAACATTTCTCTAATACCAAAAGTACCAATCCAAGCTCACCAAAAAACTTCCAGCCAATCAGTCTAATTAATGTTATAgataaaaccatcacaaaaatcctggaaaatcatttgaaaaaaaactcTCCCTGGTATAATCTCTCCCGTTCAAACAACTTTTGTTCCAGACTGCAACATAAAGGAGAACTCAATTATCGCAAATGAGCCTTTTCACTATCTCAAAAAATTAAGAGGGAAGAAGGGCCAAATGACAATCAAgctagatatggagaaggctttCGATTTTATAGAATGAGATTAGTTATGAAAGCTTTAGGCTAAAACAATCAGTGGATTAATCTCATCAAAGGATGTATAACGACGACATCCTTTTTGGTTCTTATAAATGGCTCTACACGACATTTTTTCAAAGCAGAGAGAGGTCTCAGATAAGGCAATCCTATCTCACCTTTCATGTTTATATTATGCACTAAGGTtccatcaaaattaatttctagATCAGAGACCATTGGCAACATGAAAGGCATTAAACTGAGCAGAAACTATTCGCCAATCTCACGTCTCTTTTTTTAGATGATCTCATCATTTTTCAGAAAGCTGAAGAAAGTGTAGCAAGGACCATAAATGAGAATCTGGACAAATACCAAACATGGTAAAGTCAAagaataaacaaagaaaaatcctCAATCTACATCACAGGCAATATGAATTAAGCTGTAAAGAGGGCTATCATTGAACAGCTGAAGTACAAAGAAATTACATCCAAAATAAAGTATCAAGGAATTCAAACATCCTTTGGAAGGTCCAAGAAAGAAAGCTACAACGAGTtgttggaaaaaataaataacaagctAGATGGATGGAAATCAAAACTATTATCACAGGCAAGTAGAACGATGCTTATTCGCACAGTGGCAAGCACCATCTCATGTACCAAATGTTGATGCATCTTCTACCAAAATCTGTGTGTAAGTCGATGAATACTAGctttaaaaatttattgtcGAGAACAAAGAAGGATCAAAAGCACAAGCTTTATTTAAAATCCTGGAAGTTGATCTGCCAACTAAAAAAGAAGGTGGATTGGGATTGAGACTAATGGAAACTATGAATGTTGCTCTACTAACAAAGATGGAATGGGAAATAAGCCAACCAAGTACTAATATATGGCACTcgcttctataaaaaaaaaaatactagaatACAAACACTTTTGGTAGGTAACTTCAAAGGTCAAGGACTTCATTTTCTGAAAGAATTTACTACAAACTCGAAAACTGCTAGAATGAGGTATGTTACCAGATCTCCAATGGTACATCAGTGAGAGCTTGGCTAGACCCATAGATACCTTCCCTTGAAAATTTCAAACCGATACCACTCAGTAATatcacgaaattatcttcatcaCTCAAAGTCTCAGATTTCATCAACCAAGTGACTCACTTTTGGAACTTGCCAAAAATGAACACTTTTTCCCAACATGAAAGCATTAGAGAAATTCTGAAAATACCACTACCTTGCACAAGCTTTAAAGAGGACTATCGCATATGGGTCAAAAATCATAGTAGGAATTTCACAGTCAAAACAGCCTATCATCTAGCAACAAAAAGCGGCAACATTCTCCAAGTAAacattgcaaatatttttttagagaagatttggaaattaaaaattcaTGATAGCCACAAGCTCTTCCTATAGAAAATTCTCTGGGATATAATCCCTACTAAAGGAAGACTAAAGAGTTTCTTACTATCCTTGCTTTCTCTTAATTGCCCTTTGtgcaatgaagaagaagaaacattatttcatttctatATTGAATGCCCTTTTCAAGATTATTGTGGCGTCAAAGTAAGTGGCATTTAAACCTCTCCTCTTTGGCAATTACCACAATTCAGAATTGGATTACTATTATACTCAACCCAAAGCAGAAATTGGGCCTAAGCTCACAGGATGTGCAAGCTTTTGAATTATTTACTACTTTGATATTGGATTCTACTTGcgaatgagaaatgatatagtCCACAATTAACCAGTCTTATCTTTGcataaagcaaaagaacaaCTGGATTTCTTTTCTCAAGAAAATCTAAAGGCTTGGGAAATGAAGAGTATTCACTAGCAAATGCTACCATGGAAAAATCCTGAACCCAACCACATAAGTATTTCTTTCGATGTAAAAGTCAGGATTTCATCTTCACGGGCCTCTGCAGTAAGTTGTGATTCAAAAGTGAATGCAACAGAAATATGGGCAGAGGAAATTGGTACAACAATCCCAGTAGTAGTAGAAGCGCTTGCAACTAAACTTGCTATTAATAGGGCAAAACATTTACAATTTTTGGATGTCACTTTTGAAGGAGATTCATCAGCCATTCAAGAATCATTCTCATATTGACAAATCTCTCTCATCTCTAATGACATAGTCCTTATCTTAGCTTCTCATAAAAGATggtgttttgaaaaaattaatcaaactcAAAATTGATTTACGCATTCTGTGATATAATGGACAGTAACCAGTAGTGTCATTGGTTGCATTCCCGTAACTACTTTACCTTCTAGTATTATTCTTATCAATAGTGAAAAAGACTCATATTGTAACTTGAactactctatatatatacaagcttgattaggaaaaaaaaagtatagttattattattattaattttaaattattcattatttagaTGAGTCATCTTACAAACTATATTATTGACAACGGGTGTTCATcttgtttggatttttttttaacataagtCCCAACCTTGCATCTTTGAGTTGTCGTAGACATCCACCAAAATTCGAATACAGAATTTAAAATACGGATACCCGATACTCATATCTagattatactttttaaaatttatttatttatttaaaataatgttaatttaatggaataagatttaatttttgagattGTTAAACTTTTTAAAATGGTCAAATTCTTTGAACCGATTTGCAGAATTTGTACAAACCATCATGGTTGAAGTTGGAGAGAACCTCTACGCACCCCTCACGCCAACGCGTTTTGGAAAAGTCTTGCTTCTTCGTCAACAACGAACAGTACAAAAGACATTCTCATCTGCCCGATAACTGACCAATCCAATAATCCATCAATGGCTTCCATCTACAGCTGCACGGAGTGCGGGACCGACCTCAACCTTCGCACAGTGCATCTCTTCCCACCGGACTTCTACTTCGAGGCCGGCAACAAGGGTACGCTTTCCTTCTCGAGTGTCGACTCCTCCAAATTCCAGTTCGAGAAGGAGGACAAGATCAGACCCTTCTTCGAGACCGTCAATTACTGGGGGATCCAGAGGAAGAGGACCAAGATCAAGTGCAATAGCTGTGACCGTCTCGTCGGCTACATCTACGACGACGGTCCTCCTCTCACAAACAGCCCCGGTCAATTCCATATGGGTCCTAGCCAAGTCATACCCAGAGCTGCCAGGTATAGGTTCAAGATCAAGGCGCTTCAGATCACAGCGGAAACCTGAGTTCTTTTCTGGGTGGTTTATACTTCATGGGGTTTTGGGTTGATTTGAGCTTTACAAGCCTCGGTTTTGTTTTAGTACAATTTACAGATTGAATTCTTCACTATACTTGTCAAAAATATCAGAACATATTTTTCCAATAGATGTGTTTCACAAGATATGTAAGaaacaatcaaataaaaatttctattttcctttttccagAAATAAGAGGACGTAGTTATGATATATGAACAGGTTGCTTTGTTTTCTGTAATTTTACTAGTAGACGCCATTGATCATATACTGTTTACTGACTCTTGGTTTTGATTCAAGGCTTAGTAACATAGTTTGTCTGATGATTGTTTCTTTCCAATGCTAGTTTATCTAACTTCAGTAGCAGTGTGTTGTTATTCTTAGCATAAATGTGGAATGTCATCTGTCTAATCCTGCTTGAAGATGTACTCCAACTCAtaactaaaagggaaaaaatggaTTTTGAAGTGTCCAAGGACTACCACAAACTCAAGCAGACAAAATGACTCATATGTAACGTTATGATTTAGATGTTTCATTTATGTGATTCCAAAACATTTTAACGGTAGTTTTCCGGGAGTGCAGCAGCTGTTGCATAATATTTACAACCTTCCTTCAGTATTTGATGTCACTATTGGAGAATCAGACAGTTTTTTTACTCATTGACGTAATCTACATTGAATGACTGATTATTGAACTTCAGTCCAGCGTACCAACAACATGCTTTTGTTTCCAAGACAATTTAGAGAGGAACAAAAACAGTAGAAGAGGCTTGCCTCACTCCTAGAGGAGGCATCCATCATCAGAGAGAGTATAATAGGAGGTGGAGGATTTGGAAGGACTTATAGAATCATCCACTCTGGAGTCATAGTTGGGATGCAAAGCCAACAGTTGGCAGTCTTCATCACTTATTCTCTTCAGAACACTGATAACCGGCAAAACACTCCAACCAAATGTTAGAGCATCATGCAGCAATTACTTCAGAATGCGGGCTAATGTTTTGCACACTTAATGAGTTACCTTCTCTGCAGTAAGTGTCTGTTTTCTTTACACAGGTTGGACTTGGGGACGCTTGATCATCATTTTGCTTCCTTTGCGTCCTGTACTCTGCAATCAGTTTCAAACCTTTGATAGTGAGCTTTGGCTGTTGAGCACCACAACCGCCACGGCTCTTTTTGACTGGTTTCTCGAGAAACTTGGCCTTGAACTTCAAGTTCATCACCACCATATTTGGTTTTGTTCTTGCAGGCATCCAACATCTTTTTGAGCCTTTTTTTTTGGGATTCTATGTTTTAAATGCTTACTTAACTCGTGATCTTCCTGCATGATTAGAAGCaagtaaaaaaagtaaaagtttaaaatcaacggaattaagaattagtttgaATCAGTGCAAATGCTCTCATAAGCAATCAAACATATTAGAAATAAGAAGCCACATGAAACGCAAACAAAATCCACACCCATGTATCAATCCATCCATGTGCTAATCCTTCGGGTTCTACTCTCGGTTAAAATAGTTTAAAGAATTTACAAATTCTATGGCATGTACCTCATCTGGGAAGCAAATCAGGCACAACGAAAAGGGAAATCTCTAGGAATATATACTTTCAATAGTTCCTGTTTTTTAATCGAGAATATTGAACCAATCCTACTCCATCATAATTCAAATGGTCTACTTCCAGTGGCTACAATGAGCTGCATCGTTCATCCTACTTTACTACAGCAGGTGTTTTCCTTTTCCATAATTTATGAGCAACCAAACAgtaaaatatctaataaacGGAGAATTACGGTCTCTTTGGGGCTGAGTATGCCAAACTGAACCGTACATTGTAGGTGGGATTCGTTGTAACTGAAATTTCTGGATTTTCAAGTTTGTCGTTCCTTGGAATTTCTGGTGGCAACAACCAGTCAGTGTTTCTGTCTTCTGCTCTTCGCATACGACTAAATCATATTTACTCGGTCAACCTTTATAAATTATACCAATCCATGTGGATATGACAATggatttttaattgaaaaaaaccAATGTACGAGTCATATTTTGAAGGGTAGATTTGGATTAGTAGCTCCGGTGCTGGGCTTGGTCATGGAAGTGGATGTTCATGGTTTTGGGCTCTATTTAGCCTGTTCTTTTGTGATCTCATTATCTCTTACACTGAGAAAATTAGCAACTGCGAACTAGACAAAAATTTTCCCAGGATGAAGCAAATAAAGGAAGGAAGTCCAATTGGAGCTGCAAAGACAAAACAAGCTGTCGTGCCGCCACCTCCACCACTTCCACTTCCAAGGTTCTGGGTTAAGAGAACTGTTGTAGTGAGTGTGACAAATCTAGAGATTGCCAGATTCTGGAGGCAGAAGCGCATTGAGGAAGAAGATCACCTCCTTGCTGCAATCAAGGCTGCAGCACGTTTAAGGGCCCGCAATCTTTCAGTAAGATCTTTTAACATGCATTTTACCTATCTGATACAGCACTCATTGACTAATCATAACCATATCTTGATATCTATAGAAGTAGTATGAAAATTCCAgccctttttgtttgtttgtttcctttctctttttcagCATTTGGCTGTATAAAATCTGCGAACTACCAAGTTTTTACCTCACATGGTAGAAGGGTGTAGCGTTGAGGACTGTGACCGTAGACATTAGGGCCCCAAAACATAAATGACAAGCAGAGacgtttttttgtttttgacaaGAGACTTAAATTCTAAAAGGGAATGCTGGATGTAttcttcaataaaataatttttcaacaaCAAGCAAAGAAGGGGTGGAACCACAGAGTAAATTTGAGGGGCAAAACTATGAAGAGACTTCTTATGGGAGGGAATTAATTTTGAGAGAATATACCGCataaagattaattttcaagaagtTTCTGCTATTTTCTGAGAGGTCTGCCCCCAAGTATGGACTTGGTCTGCCCCCGAAACAAAGGGGCAAACAACACTAAAGACAAATATCTCTTCATTTATATCATTTTGGATGCTATATATCCAAAAGGATGGGAGGAGAGTACAGAattaagtttttgaaaatttcaaaagcCCAAAAGCAGACTATAGGAGTGAATTTGGAAGCAATTGGGATATGACATAACTATGTCTTTCCTGCTTCCATCAATAGGGGATGAAAAGGACAAGTGGCTGTTAGGGTTTGTTCCCCAAGTCTGCCTGCAGATATTGCAGTGGTCTTGGGTATTGTATGCCttgcaaaatttatatatatatatatatatatgcatacatgGATCAGAACAAGCTAGCTGCAACACCCAAACATTTAATGTTTTACAGCTGCTTAACCTGATGAAGGTGTATGGTGTATAGGAGGAAGACTACAAGTGCTTTGAAGAGTCCTTGAAGGATGCGGATGAAGATGCCAAGGATAACATTAGCACCACTGCTGCTACCAGTGACAGCAACAAAGATGAAAAGAGTAATGAAATTCGAGTGGGAATAAAGGACTGGTTAGTTATCTTTCTTAGTTATGTTTTATAACGTTGAGACTTGATAAATGCTTACATATCTTGAATTTCTTTTAAGAACAACTGACCTCCAAGATTACAAGTTGTTTTGTACTAGTTTACAGTTCACAGAAATTTATTTGATTGGTATTGGAGGGGAGGGAACAAAATGATGACCTTTGATTGGAAAAAATATGTTCCATAGTCAATATACAAACTCTTCTTTCAGAAACGAATCTGATTATGGAAGTCCTGATTACTGTTTTAATTCTAAATGGGCAAACATGTGTAATTGTTGCAAAATATTCCATTCTTGATGTGGGAGAGTGAGATTTTCCTGCAGGCTGCAAAGATCCTTAGATTATCCataaagtgaaaagaaaacaacaataaccaaGAAATGCTCTCATAAGATCTGATCTCTAAATTGAAATTGCAGGTGGACAAAAAGCAAGTATGCATACTTAAACCAGCCAGCCATGGAGTCCCTTGAACCACCCAAAAGAAGAACTTCCACTTACACTCCCAATTGTTTGTCTTACAAGCCTACTCCCCTGCATGCTACCTCACTTGGCGTGTTTTAGACCATTGGAGATGCTTCAATTGATTGTATTGTCTTTACATTTATGTCAATAATTGTCGGTTATACTTGAAAGTTGTGTTCCTTTCAACAAGCATGCTGTCGTATTGTTAATACTTCTGGACAAATCCCAGAGAATTGAATTGAAATCAGTCTCCCTTTGCTGATTTTGTTCTGTAAAGTGTACAGCTGCAAGACATTTTCAGTCGAGTGTGCGCCCCAACTTGGTGTCTCCTCAGAAATTTAAGAATGGATTGTGATGAAATTGCTATTTGTTTGAACAACTTCAATGCATACTTGTCACCTGCAAcgttaatatttatatatcttattCCTAAATTTGCCATGTATCTGtcaattcaaattcaaaaccaATCAAACCGATGAAACTTGATGTGcaaaaaaaaacatctttcaTTGCAGTAAACATGACCAATCCTTCTTATGATAAAGATGAGCAGAAGAGATAATACGtagcaaaaaatatataatattttcttttgcatcaaataatagtaaaaaaaaaaaagataattcaGCACAGAATATCTCCAACAGTGCTTGTCATTATGTTTCACTCCTTGTTACAAATTTGCATCTTTAAAATAACAACCAATGTAATATTCCAAGGAACCACGGAATCTTGCAAGATACACATCCATTATGATAAGGTGATATTATTCATCaaccttcaatttttttaatcaaaaataaaagataatccaaatatgataaaaacgCCATATTTTATATAGTGGAATGAAATTAAGATGGAAGTGTCGTATGTAGCATTAATCGAAACATCTATTGCAGGTGGTCTACTGATAGAAAAGTGCCTACTATTAAGTTTGATTGTCTAAGGTAATGGTTGTGATGGATATGAATATGTTCAGTAGGCGGGAAAAAGCTTCAAGCGATTAAAGATCATAATCATATGGCAGAAGGCAAGTAAAGGATCAAACTACATCAAACGCACCGTATGAGCTCAGGGATAAAGGCAACAACTCATAACACCCCTAATGTCGAGATTAGTCCATAAAGATAAACCTTAGGAGAGCGTAACCCATATGGAAACCTGGTGAACTGTATCCCAATGAGATATGAATCTTTGAACATAAGCCCAAGAAAGATATTCGTGCCAAATGAGAGTATGAATGTGCAAGTGAGCAAGGAGGTGCAGCCACAGCAGAATGATGGTTGCTGAACAAGAGCAACCTCCAAGGCAGCTAGCTGGAAAACGGCAGGATAGGAGTGAGTGCCTGAGGAGGGGTAAGAACACAAGAAGGGAGCGCTTCCCCCTTCATAGCCCTGCTAGACCAAATCAGTCTCTTGGCAAGATTTGGACTATAATAGGGGGTTTGCTAGAGGCAGAGCATCATCTTCCATGAGAAAAACTCACTACAGGAGGGTAAGGTATGAAGAAGTGTTTGTTTTTGACAGACCATCGAAGCAAACTAAAACCAAATAGACTACTACCATAACCTTCGGTGATGAAGATTGCGACGACATGTTGTATTCACATGATGATGTATTGATAATGACTATTTGTTGTGAAATACACTATCTGCAAGATCTTGTTTGACAATGGGAGCTCAGCAAATGTCCCTTTCTAGGACACGTTGCTAAAGATGAGCATTGAGCAAGACAGATTGTGCTCAACTCCAATGACATTGGAAGGGTTCTTAGGAGAGACAATGTAGCTAGTAGGTGCCATTGCACTAACCATTATGGAGGGAGCGAGTTCGCGCGCAACTACAACAATGATAGACTTTTTGGTAGTTAAAGCTCATTCCTTGTATGCAATCATCAGTCACCCAATGCTGAACAAGATGGGGGTAGTCACCTTGACCTACCCCTTGAAGATAAGGTTTCAAATAGACGTTGGCATCGAGGAAGTCCTCAACGAACAAGTGTTGCTACGTTAATGCTATGTGGAAGAACTAAAGAACGGGGGTATGGATGTGCAGACCATTGAAGAAGGAGAGGTCAAAGAAGCGTCTTCACCACTGGAACTCATCGAGTGGAGAATTGAGATGCGGGGCCAAGAAAATCTGAAGCAAGGAGAGGCTGCTGAGCCCCTGGAGCCAGTAACTTTGTATCCATATCGACCGGATGCAATGGCCAGGATAAGGACTCGAATGATGCCATAACTTAGGGAGCAGTCGAAAAAACTCCTAATCAAGCATAAAGACGTGTTTGTATGGAGTCATGAGAACTTGCCTGACATAGATGTAGAGGTGATGAACACCACCATGTGTTGACCCAGATGCTAAGAAAGTACGATAGAAGCGAATAAGCTTTAGTGTAAAGAAATATGCAGCGATTTTACAAGAGGTGGAATACCTCTTGGAAGTGGGATTCATCCGAGAGGTCCATTACTTGAAATGGCTCTCAAATGTTGTGTTAGTGGAAAAGACAAACAGGAAATGATGGATGTGtgtaaattttacaaatttgaCCAAGGCATGCCCAAAGAATAACTTCCCCTACAGTGGATCAACCGGTAATGGACTTCACGGGTTCAGGTCAAAATAGATTGACCTATTAAGAcacaatttataaatagatcacTAACAGTTCAACCCGTTTAACCCATTAGTGACCTGTTTTTACCCATTATGATTTTCACCCGTTTTCACCCGTTAGTAAGGAAAATGCTGTTCGAAGTCAAGTTTGCGCACCCTTGCGCACGACAGATGACATTAGGggtgaattcggtccggtccggtccggtccggtccgaggAGGTTTtacggaccgaaccggacctattaggtccagggttttcccaccctggaccggaccgaacttcatacggtccggtcccattcggtccggtccggtccggtcgatCCGTTCGGTCCAccctatgagtttttttttttttcaatgacattttgtttaatacttatgtaattatattgtgacatatttaatatatatacatatagtatactattatatatattagtaatacactactactattagtaatagtgataattatatatgtaactatatcatgtaataataatagtaataatagtaatagatgtaattatatgtaatattaataactaatactattagtctattagtactaatactataactaataaatatatgtaatgatagtgataatatatgtaatattatattaaataatagtaatactcttattactaatattctatgtagttatagtgatttaatgctaacatattacatattaagttaactatactaatattattataaatttacaaatatatgatatattataatttatactataacttttataatatgttaatacattaatatatatactagtactatatattatagttaatagttatatattaaagaatatagtaatacattgatactaaatatatatataatatagttatagacttacaatgatttagttattatgaatttataattagtataactatataattgtattagtattagactattagtaatttaactattatataaataataattttttttttaatctattcggtccggtccggggtgaaaaactcctggaccgggaccggaccggaccgaataccttcggtcccttaaaaattggacTGGGACTGGACCGgactcattcggtccggtccggtccggtccaaaaatgaccggtccggtcggtttttccgGTCCGGACCGTTAGACTTTCAGCCCTAGATGACATGTAATTGATTAATGAAACGATGTGGATCGCGTTTGGTAGGAGACGAAATTGAAAATGGAATGGAAAAATGTTAATGAAACAGTGCGGATTGGAGGGTGGGAGACGAAATTGAGAGAGACGTCGGTGCTGGGTTATTCCCTTCTCCTTCTTCCCCATTTCCCCAGAACCTTCTCCCCTGTCGAAGATGTGAAGCTCCCCTTGTAGCTTCTGCAAGCTAGAGACTCAGCCTGCTGTGATTTTCTACGGCCTCACTCTGCAAGCCAGTTCAGTCAGCATTGGTATGTCTCTCTCactgattttattttgattgaaaccaattgttttggtgagttcatgcattcatttttccatttttggtTATTTGAGTCTTTAATGGGTAGGCTTTGGTTTGTTTAGGGTTTTTAGGGCTTTAAGCTTTTGGAAG comes from the Carya illinoinensis cultivar Pawnee chromosome 8, C.illinoinensisPawnee_v1, whole genome shotgun sequence genome and includes:
- the LOC122274296 gene encoding uncharacterized protein LOC122274296, whose protein sequence is MKQIKEGSPIGAAKTKQAVVPPPPPLPLPRFWVKRTVVVSVTNLEIARFWRQKRIEEEDHLLAAIKAAARLRARNLSEEDYKCFEESLKDADEDAKDNISTTAATSDSNKDEKSNEIRVGIKDWWTKSKYAYLNQPAMESLEPPKRRTSTYTPNCLSYKPTPLHATSLGVF